A genomic window from Lycium barbarum isolate Lr01 chromosome 4, ASM1917538v2, whole genome shotgun sequence includes:
- the LOC132637318 gene encoding uncharacterized protein LOC132637318 produces MEYLSRNLSELTKDRQYKFHPLCAKLKITHLSFADDLFLFVKGDRQFIQLLYAKFTIFSQASGLQVNLSKSSIYFGGVDNTELGNTEQLLGIEHGQLPFKYLGIPLVTKKLSILQWQPLIQKIVARISSWIAKKLSYIGRVQLVKSVIFGIQSYLSQLFLIPAKVIKTIEAYFRSDIWSGTNEITKRALVSWSTTCLPKIAGGLHLFDLKLWNKTAVAKMCWDLAYK; encoded by the coding sequence ATGGAGTATCTCAGCAGAAACCTGAGTGAACTAACTAAGGACAGGCAATACAAATTTCATCCACTGTGTGCCAAACTAAAAATAACTCATCTTTCTTTTGCAGATGATTTATTTCTTTTTGTCAAGGGAGATAGGCAGTTTATCCAATTGCTTTATGCTAAATTCACTATCTTTTCTCAAGCTTCAGGTTTACAAGTTAACTTGAGCAAAAGTAGTATATATTTTGGAGGAGTTGACAACACCGAATTGGGTAATACTGAGCAATTGCTTGGCATAGAGCATGGACAATTGCCTTTCAAATACTTGGGGATCCCTTTAGTCACAAAGAAGCTAAGCATCCTACAATGGCAACCACTAATTCAGAAGATTGTGGCACGAATTTCCTCATGGATTGCAAAAAAGCTATCATACATAGGAAGGGTACAATTGGTCAAATCAGTCATATTTGGGATCCAATCCTATTTGTCGCAACTATTCCTCATCCCAGCTAAGGTGATCAAGACCATAGAAGCATATTTTAGAAGTGATATATGGTCTGGGACTAATGAAATAACCAAAAGAGCTTTGGTTTCATGGAGTACAACATGTTTGCCAAAAATAGCTGGAGGATTACACCTGTTTGATCTCAAACTCTGGAACAAAACGGCAGTAGCAAAAATGTGTTGGGATCTTGCTTATAAATAG